The genomic DNA GCTGCTGCCCAATCGTGGCTGCTAGGCAGCTGGTGTAGAatctgaattttgtcacccaccatcgatgatgacaacaggacatggacagacatcgatatctctctcaatatggactcttgcccctacatctaagccaaatcaccctgacatccctaaaaatgacttataagacccttttaccaaatgctgaaggagatACTACTCACCTTCCCTGACAAAAAATTTATGAAGAGTCAAAAGGGAGGAAAAATCCCAGAAAAACCCCcgaaagcccaaaaaagtccatAAAGAGCCCAAAATCACGTGGGTGATGTCATGCCTTAAACATGGCATCGTGTGAAGTTACCACGGCATCGTGGAAGGGGTTCCACGGCGCCGCGCAAAATCACATGGCACCACAAAAAAGGACAGACGTCAGCCTTTTGACGTCATCaacggcaccgtggaggaccCCCACACGGCGTCGCGTTTTGTGGGgtacccctataaataggagggtccccctcttCCCAAAGAGATGAAGAAAGAGAGTATGGGAGAGGGTCCCAGCCCCGTTTTCAacccttttttccctctttgaAGCCATTTTTGAGTGATTTTGAGTGAAGATTCTCCTAAGCCACgagtagatccttcgattaccctcCCCAGCTTTGTTTTAGAGCATTCTTAGGCCCTTTCTCCCCAGTTTCTCTTTCAAAAGTAGGGAATCTTTCTGGCGATGGcgatggatagatccttcgattaccccgCCTAAGAAGTGATCATACTAATTATCTCTCCCAGCCGCTATTCTATCTGTATACAAATAATGAGGATCTCTTATACAACCGAtgctctgcccgaagtctgagtaacgaaatccgtctcatatagtccttactctgtccgacaagagagaggcaagccgatcACCCGTCTCCACCAAAGTCGTGGGACATCGTATATTTCGCATTTGGTAcattttcattcatttcttttattgcttGACAGGTATTTGTCTCTTCCCttgttattatttttggcaCGATATAGACACCATTAAAGTAATtcactttagtgtacatagtaattaattttttcctttctttgtcatgtttaGTACATCATAATTTAGTCTTGCATGCTAGTATAGGACGCATTATTAAGGAGAGAATATTCGACATCTAGTATCTATgatagaaagaccgatttaacCGGGCAAGgtggggtgctaataccttcccatacttgtaacctgaccccttacccattctctgaccataccatatggaatcacgtagcccatTTCCGCTCATaccggatagggctacacccattggatcctaggccctaatcctaggtggcgattccatttttttatgaagcatgatcccatTCCCCATGATGATGTATCGAAATGATACGCCATTATTCATCAAAGACGATTATGTCATCATAAATCCGAGGAACCCACCATCTGAGGACCACAGTACTTACagttggcttcttcttcttcttccttgagtaCACCATCAACTCTGCATCACCACTCTATTCTAGttgtgcaacatcatcctctatttcttcaCTAACCAATTCTGAATCTTAGTGATAAAAAGAAACCAAATAAAACATATATTAACGAGAACCTAACTCAAAAAATATAGGAAAGATTAACATTGAGTCCCCAACTATTATAGATTgttatgtaaggactgtaaggttattcCTAGGGAGAGCCTAACAACCCAACATGAATTGGTGACCCTGGATATGTGTCTCAGTGCCCAGAAGTGTAGGAGGAGAGAAACTACgtaccctaagataaggtggtggagattaaaaaGGGAGTACCTAAGGACTTTTACTGATAGTATGGTGAAAAGAAGGTGACACTTTAAAGGAGATACCAATGAGATGTGGCatgagatgatgacttgtatgaAGAGAGTTGCCAAAGATGTGCTAGGGGAAGCAACGGGAAGTCGCCAagcccctagggagacttggtggtggaacgatgaggttcaagcagctattaagaccaagaaagtgtgttttaagacttggcaaaggactaaggacacagaggataaaaagaggtattatgatgctagaaacaaagctaggaggattgtggggatggctagggcgaagaaatatgaggatctctatatcaatctaaacacaaagggaaaaagctatatataagaaagctaagatgagagaaaagaagagtagAGACTTCAATTAGGTGAGGTGTATCAAGGGTGAAGATGGAAGAGTGttagtaagggatgaggacattgtgaagagatgggacgAGTATATCTatgacctactaaatggagatagtaatgtagtcctagataggtaggagacctactaagAGCCAGATAACCAGGACCTGCTGAATGGCTAACTCGATGGGGCAGATTTGATGTAAAGTAGGGAGATtctagggttatggttaggggaATGGGGTAACtcttatataataataataggcAGGTTTTAAGGAGTTTAATAAGCtaggttttattggttttggatgAGTAGCAGTAGTTTAGATGTAATTGGGCAAcgactagggttagggttttgggaaatagggaagtgatgaatctagggtttagggtggtgggggtctaatgaaacttggatcgagtgtcaataatgatgtaagggatgtatgctgaaagtttggtttgaaactgatgggcagatttgaagttatggaggaatcctagttagggtaggactGAGAAGGAGgaggtttaaacaaagttcagattcaaacttactggatttgaagagatattcaatggcagcagctttgaagatgaacaatggggtctcctgatcttcacaatgcaaggagataagtagcagccctcccgatcttcacgatgcaaggagtcgattggagatccaccaatcccttcatcttgatattactcacaaggcacactcacgatagagcaaaggcagcaagcataaagctgagtttttattaatcaaattcgtgttcaatgctggcctcccttacaaacttatatagaagactcaaaaatagacttagacactaaaaaggaatggcctaacccaatcattaatctattagctaacttaaactgactaggaaattgaaatagactcaaaatagagtcctaatccagcccaactaaacgactaaaagaaaaactaataaaatcacttaaattgaaccattggttgaaccggttcaatttaaaacaccaaataaaaagctaagtatgggagctaatcccgaatgtaacctatttacccatattttaggcccataaaagtagcctattacattagaaacccgtgggatcaaaggcccaacacatatgtaacccaaccctagacttattcctaaagaaataagcccatttcgatgatgcatctgcatcaactctccccagcttgaaaaaattcatcCTCGAATTTTGCATTGATGAGGGAAAAACAACATATGAGTAGCAGCTTTGACCACTCCCAAACAGAACTCTGGTGAGGCAAGAATATTAGGAATAAAGTCTTCAAGGCGTAGAGCTTTCTCTTCAgagaaccatagtggcataacaaactctatgtgctcgacctcttcaagaacatcttggatgtcgatgatttcttgtggagtgttctcaatcaccacttcatcttccatgtcctcAGTCTTGTCTACTTTGCTCTCTTCAGTGTAGACctcttcagtagtttcttctaccattgtgttttggacctccacatcaatttgatggccgagcttctcaaccatgatctcaactactggtgcagcttggtctacttgaatttctttagctataggttcttgaatctcttcaacacaaaccgcctaagtagaatcttctgttggtgaaacttcaaacacaatcgatgccacttgcgtttgagtagacatgttcggcagtccctgtGGTTGTACaatcgatgtggtcaccttcggttgtaacccttttagagtaaaataatggtatagacggtgtcgatcaggtaggatacacgagttgttttcaggtttaatctgtcgctcgtccaaccaatcacaacctactgcaataaagcTCTTTGGAAATGGTACCGGTTGACACCAAGCACCGTCAGAGTATGAGGAAtgctcaaattcaacaaagactttacctgtaggcatgatgcaaatctttcttgattgggacaacatatccaccacggattgtgaaataatgttgttacgtcgcctctcatcaacaattaatatggctatactcccattgggtagacgaactcagGTCTTGAAAACaaagggaggtgggtctttcgaggcttggttggagcttccctctgccatagctctgataccaatttatgtagtcctagatagttaggagacctactaggagccaaataaccAAGACCTACTAAATGGCTAGCTCGATGGGGGCAGATTTGATGAAAAGTAGGGAGATTCTAGAGTTATGGTTAGGGGAATGGGGTAACTCTTAAATGATAATAATAGGCAGATTTTAAGGAGTTTAATAAGCtaggttttattggttttggatgAGTAGAAATAGTTTAGATGTAattgggcagcaactagggttagggttttgggaaatagggaagtgatggaatctagggtttaggatggtgggggtttgatgaaacttagatcgagtgtcaataatgatgtatgGGATGTATgttgaaagtttggtttgaaactgatggacagatttgaagttatggacatagttgtcatggtgtcgcCATATCGATGCCATGGCgcatatcgctggagaagtgggcatatcgaccaccgatatggatgatgtaagaatatcgaccgatatggcctccatgtcgtcgccatggcgccgccatggacgccataccacgacatatggccatatcgggcgacagttgtttcaaattataaaacttaattttttaacaacaattttttttaaccattttttattttaatgctttttccttaacataaaaaaattttaaaaaaacatcaaacagaaaacactaatacacaatcacatattcacatcagcaattttttttttaatttagatgggttgtttattagctttattcactcaatataaattacgttcttgtaattgtttttttgttttgttacttttgtagtcactttcatatgaatcatatttcaactctcatgatttttcaactttattatcagcaagactattgctatcaattatttgataatccatgatttcatatacactaatggatattacactttcatgaattaaaccatagtagattagtagtacactttcatgttaatttttgatgttatagggtatatattatagcatactataTGACAttagaaatagagaaaataaaaaataaaacatggtcgatatgatcgccatggcaggagacatgtcgatatatcgacatgacacccctccaccgacttggatccccGTGACGACTAtggttatggaggaatcctaatTAAGGTAGGAGTgaaaagaagaaggtttaaacaaagctcagattcaaacttactggatttgaagaggtcttcaatggcagcagctttaaagatgaacaatggggggtctcccgatcttcacaatgcaaggagataagtagtagccctcccgatcttcgcgatgcaaggagtcgattggagatccaccaatctctttaccttgatattactcacaaggcaatcttaatattactcacaaggcaaccttaaTATTattcacaaggcacactcacgatggagcaaaggcagcaacaaaggcaacaaGCATAAACCTGAGTTTGaacctgcgactccttgcattgtgaagattgggaggctctttcaaatcatcaagCTGCTACCATTGTTCTCtgcaatccagtaagtttgaacctactatttgtttttaaaccttcttctaccaGCATTTatcttcccttagacctaatccacattcccctccatccatcaagccctaatctccattaaacctgcaactcctacctcaactaggactccctcataactccagatttagccatcaatttcgaaccctacttccagcctatatcccccacaccttTCCCTACATTCAACCTTaaacctagcccttagtctccactacaacccctccattcccccactcctttaaaacccaaaacctgcaactcaattctgtccagaattgcagaattttaaaaccttcccaaatccaattatttttatcccatattgaccccctagacctgcccattaataccctataaacccctttcccaatatccaaccctaaccctaggaattgacctaaatcctagtgctgtccattcgaaccagcagccccttttgttatttgatcctgttgtttgtcATTTAGGACagaacctattggagggcaaggatcgatgtcgcagaccccatttagctgagattatccTACGTGTTGGGTTGTGCCTTTTTCCTTCTACtacctttcctctttcttttattttccatcttccaTTTGTCCTTCTCCTatgtcatttctcatctctttccccatccctatTCTCCTATCTTTTCTTCACCTTTCGTTTTTTAGTATAACTctggttttctctattttgttttgtttggatccatgtagctgacctcATTAAGTtcggataaggctgagtttgttgtttgttgttgtattaACATCGAGTTCCCAACAAAGGTTGCCTATTTCAGACTCTACTTTCATCGCTTTGTACACCCACCATCTTAAATGCAGATTCATAAACATGCCTGACAAAATTAATACATCCACATGTTCCTAGGACTATTATACCAGGTCAAATCAGGAACATGGGCTGGCCCAAGGCATGGACACGTATACAACCCAAAACATTATATTCTAAATTGCAAACCAAATCTCTGCATCGGAGCAACTGCATAACCAAGACAAGTTATTGAAAACTTAGGTTAAGTAGCACATTTTATAATTCCTTTTGTACATCTCTAAAGCATATGAAATATTTGCTTGAATAAAATGCACCCATTAAACATACCAGTATTTTTAGCACTTGGAAATCCATGCCTTTCAGTGAATCAAGATACTGGAATTTTTCATCCTTCTTGTTGATAACAGCCAAGCACCAGTGTATCTCTTTGTGGATAGGAACAAATATCTGCAAGGATTTTTGtaacaaaaacataaatatgAGCACCTTGTCCATATTAATAAGTTGAACAGTTAtcaatcagagagagagatgcttaAAAGGAGAATAACTTTACTTTGTCACACTCAACAAGGCCGTACCCTATCTTCTTCATGGTAGTCCATCTCCTCACAGGTTTGAAGTCATAGCCACCTCTCCCACCAGTCAACTAGGAAACagaacaacaaaaagaaaataataaaatatcaaCGCCACAAACTTAATCATTGTAATCAgattaaatgataaaaaaaaaaaaaaaagaacagcaTCAGAAGTGGAGCAACAATGATGTTAGTTAGCCTTTGGATTAAAtattgaaagaagagaaaaaagatattCACTGATCATGCATGGTTAATAAACATTAAGTAAGCCTATGATATTAAAACAAATGCAAGTTGATCAACAGAACAATGGTATGGAGCATTAAACAAGTACCAAGAGAAAAATTAAAGCCAAGAACTAAAATATATATCTCCAACAGTGGAGTAGGTAACTAGAGCAATTAACCAACCTTCTTATAGAAGAATGTGTTGAAAAAATGGCACTTCAAAAATTTGGTtggttctctttgttccctctcCTTCAGTAGTTCAATATAGACATTTATGACCTATCAAAGAATCAAGAACATGCATAGCAAAAAACAAAGTCAAAATTTATTAGTCTAGCACATTGCAGATCATGAACCCTTAGTCAAAGTGGAGCGTATTTAACATGTACTAAACTCAATCACGCATCTGCATGCACGAACACACTAAACTTTGTAAGATTGAGTACATTAAATAAGGAAACCACCTCATCATTCAGCCAAGCACCCAGGCTCAAGCACTGCAAGATTTCTCCTGTAATTTCGATATTAGAATTTTCATGTGTAACCAAGACCTTCCACCTGTGCAGTGAAAGACCAAATGCAATAACTACCTTCGGCCATTAGATGGGATGACATATACAACGATTGTCAATTTGTTATACCTATTAGAACCTGATAAAGCATGAGAGACTTCAATCTCTTCCTCATGCGTAAGAGGAACAAAAGGTTCTCGAGGTACTCGTACATCCTGGAAATAATGAAACAGATAATTGGGGAAACAAGAGAAATGGAACAGGATAAAATTTACGGGAATAGATGTGGCAAAAGGTATTTTACCTCAGCCGGTTTCTTTGCCTGGCGCTTCGGGAAGCGTGACCACTTTAACTGATGAAAATCGATCTGAGAATTCAACATGCCCAATTTGCAATTCCGTCTCTCTGCAGACTCGTGCAATTTTTTGTGAGGAGGCATGCCAAGCTCCTCCGCTTCACGACTGACAGACAGAGACGCCATCATCTTCCCTGCTTCGTCCACCTTAGTCAGCTCAGACACCGCGGAAGAAGACAGTTGCCGACCATGAGTAGGCAACTTTACATGGGCCTGCCGAAGAAGGACATCAGCATTGGTCTCATGAGACCGCCAGTCCGAAATTACAGAGCGGCCTTCTCGCCCATCATCCAATACTTCAATTTCTTCTATGCTCGAGTCATCAGAAATTACTTCCTTGGAGCACTCCGCCTCCACATTAATCACTGGTGCCTTGTCCCGTCTCAAGTGCTGTGAAGCATCAGATGCAGAAGTTTTTGCTTCATCGTATCGGCGAGCTAGACAATTCCCCATCACACCAATCCACTCTTGATTGTTGCTAACTCGACTAGGCAGGAATTCTCTGATCAAATTGGCTGGACGACCAAACCTGGGTTTCCGACAAGGACCGTGAACTTCTCTACGCAAAGGTGGAATCTCCTTAGGGTACCGAGAGATTCTAGAGGCTATATTCAGCGAACATAACTCCCGCTCTGTACTGATATACATAGGCGAAATTCTGGGTTTCTTTGAGGTGTGAAGATCTGGTCGAAAGTCGGAATTCTTAGAGTTAAAAGGCGAGCAAGCATGACTCAAGCTGAACAAACTATCGCCATGACTACGATTGATGGTTAAGGCACCCATGGACGTTCGAAGCTATGGCAATTACCCTAACAGGACTGTAATACGTGCCCATCTGCGATCTAACAGGCCTGGATTACAAGCTCATCTACGAACTAACAGTCAACGAAGCGTACCTAGCGATGAAACCCtgtaaacataaaaaaaaattttgcatgGAGGAACTAGGGTTTTCCGGGTGAGATTTCAGCAGATCAGAAGATGACAAATAACGATTGCAACTTCTTAAATCGAGTTAGGGCAGAAATGCGAACCTGAAAAATTGCCTGGGAATCGAAACCTGAAAATGCAtttgaattgaagaagatatGATGCATTTAAGAATCGAAAAGGATTCACGGCGacaacaaaggaaagagaatcgTCCGACTCGAATAAAATGGGGAAATGAAATTCAGTTTCTTTCAGAAATCATACTTTCCTTGGGATTACGACTTCGCAGTTCGCACCAAATCGATGTACGTACTCGTACTCTCACgtaggtttttctttttccctttttttcttccataaattaCACATCAGGTCCTGGACATTTAGATAAATAACGCATGGGTATTCAGCTgttataagggaaaaagatcctcaAGTAGATGCGGGCATCGGAGCTTGAAACCTGGCAGATGCTAAATCCAACGGTGTGAAGccgaagaagaaagagaaaaaacacCTGTGTGAATCGAGCTCAATAGTGTTGGATGTAGCTAAGGCCATCTTTAGTATAGTTttaattttgggaaaattttatAGATATCCCCTAAAAGTATTcaatattttataaattaatcaaacttggtcaaaatatcacagacactccctatttttatgaatttatttcaactcagtccactccgttagtctctgcagttaagtgtctgttaactctttttaaatggtgaaattacccttacctgatctccttctcatttttttcaACAATTTCTTCGTAGTTAGAAAAACCTCTCCCAACTCCCAATTGCAAACCCTGTTTGAGTCAAGATCGAAGCtcaaatcgagagagagagagagagagagagaaatcaaagcAGTGATTTGCGTACATGGGTAACATGCTTGGAGTTCTTCAATCCCAGCTTCTgacttctctcatcttcttaaTAAACTCCCCATCTGGCCATCCCCCTGTTATTTGGTCATCTCATCATACAGATTACTCCGTGACCAAGCTTCATCACAAACTATTGCCGCCGGATATGGGATTCTGACAGTTCCTTCCGGTAATGTTCTTCattgcaaattttattttattttgttttcttattatttGAACTCCATGTTATTGTTACCTGATATGCAATATCCCCCCTCATTTGgatttcttatcttcttcataATTCGAGGGTGTCACTGCGTTAGTCCTGAGACTTCTGACCGGAGAGAAggggagtaagagagagagagagagagagttgtagaTGCAATCCTCGACATTGTTGAGATGCAGAACAGTTTCAGTCGTCGCACGGAGAATGCTCTCCTCTTGCTTATCCTCGAAAGCTGGATCAAGCCctagtttttctttctctcgCACCATGTCAACCAACTCCTCCGAGACCCAACAGACTGCTCATCATCCTTTCTTCTCCAACTTAAAGATTTCGCATCCGAATCCAGTCGAGACCCTTCATAGAAACGCCAATGTTTCCAGATGCTTCTCCAGGAGTCTTAATCGCAGTTCTTCCATACCCATTTCGAGCACCTCCGAGTTGAGAAACCAACAACAACATGAAATGGAGGACTCCATTCAAAAATCACTCGTTGTGGTTTCCTTCTACAAGTTTTTGGGGAACAACGTTCTCTGGGCAATCCGTCTCGACAAGTGGAAGTGTGGGGTCTCCGTCAAGCCAATCCTGCTGTGATGTAACTCTCTATACCCAAATCTAAACCTATAACTCGAAGATGGAGAAGGACAGGGATAGGGAGATGCTGCTAGTAATGGTCGCCGGAGAAGAAATCACAAGACTTAATTCTTGACAAAGCTGGAAGAAATTGTCGGAGATGAAATCGCCCACGGTGGTTCTATTCTTCGCGCTCCAACGGGAAGAATCTGGTCTTGCCCTAGTAATTTTTtcaagagggtaaaattgacattttcTACTTTGGGTgatactaagagggtaaaatcgacattttatcTTGGGGGGGTCACcctgcttaacgtcagggggaagtttgctattttgaccaagtatggtaagtttctgagatattggatacttttagggggtatttgtgaaattttcccttttattttttatttttgtctttaaaaacgtttttggttgcatttggaatcgtttatggagcctgtttctatttaaaaaagattgaaaaaaaccaaaaaccaaaaatggatgGAAAGCAGTTTATGGTTTTTGGTTGAAAACTCTTTTCCGCTATTTATGCGCTGAAGTTAAGAACTTTAAAATGCATGTGGTTGTAATGGCTCTCTTTTGAGGTTAAATTTGTAAATTGCCCTGTAAATAAGAACAAAAAcccttctctctcactctctcgtCCCTCATCTCTCATCCCTATTCTCTTCTCTGCCGCCTCCAACCATAAACTGAAATCTCTATCGCCTCCAACCCTAAACACTCTCTGCGGCTTCCGATTTCCCTCCATTACAACACCACCTTCGTacccccctcctctctctctctctctatggaCGATTTGGGGGTTTTCTGTTCGTACACGAACTGACGGTGCCCTCCTCACGATGGAGTCAACTAAGCTATTAACCCCGTTCACATCAACGTCGTTTTCTTAAATCGTCAAGACTTCTGTTTGTTTTCATCGCAAATGGACATTAATGTCTTGTCCCTTACCTTGGCTCCCTCTGTATCTGAATTCTAATCGACATGTTTCACGATTACCATTAAGCATTTAGGCAGCTATGGAGTCTTGGAGGCTTTATTGCCATGCCAACTACTttcctttttcaattttcaccatTCACTTCTTAGCCATGGAAATACGGACCCAATCACCACTACTATTACACCCCCAttcctgaaccacggggaatgcaattggagcgtaccaatacgctccTAAACCGCCAAGACCACAGATGCCGTAAACAAGATTAACTCATACACACGACCACAGAAGATCAAAACAGGTTAAAATAGTAATATCAGAGTTTACAGAACCTACGTGATAACTTATATAATGCTTGTTTAAGTTTACCCTTCCATTACAGATCATTCCAATCAGGACCTATGTATATTACCTACtgtataaataatacatttatcatgaaaagaatcaaaagaatacacctgtaaataaaaaaggaataaatcaaGTGTATCATAGATCACTATCccaccaaggaacacacatcacagaagcactccggtccatgctCCATGATCTCTGGAGTCCATCAATCAATGTAACCGGCGTCCGGATTCTTGTACTCCGCGCCACCCTACTCGAATGTACTTGCATCatctaaaaatatgttttctcGATAaatgagctccaactgagcccaatgagtggctaagccacacaagcatgcacaataataatgaatgggatTGACTACAAACTGTACATGATGGACTAATACCAAgatgtcccataccaccaaggtagtccgtacatcacatacaatttacaatcaggCTGCATGAATGAATGGTAATACACAC from Telopea speciosissima isolate NSW1024214 ecotype Mountain lineage unplaced genomic scaffold, Tspe_v1 Tspe_v1.0360, whole genome shotgun sequence includes the following:
- the LOC122648009 gene encoding ubiquitin-like-specific protease ESD4, translating into MGALTINRSHGDSLFSLSHACSPFNSKNSDFRPDLHTSKKPRISPMYISTERELCSLNIASRISRYPKEIPPLRREVHGPCRKPRFGRPANLIREFLPSRVSNNQEWIGVMGNCLARRYDEAKTSASDASQHLRRDKAPVINVEAECSKEVISDDSSIEEIEVLDDGREGRSVISDWRSHETNADVLLRQAHVKLPTHGRQLSSSAVSELTKVDEAGKMMASLSVSREAEELGMPPHKKLHESAERRNCKLGMLNSQIDFHQLKWSRFPKRQDVRVPREPFVPLTHEEEIEVSHALSGSNRWKVLVTHENSNIEITGEILQCLSLGAWLNDEVINVYIELLKEREQREPTKFLKCHFFNTFFYKKLTGGRGGYDFKPVRRWTTMKKIGYGLVECDKIFVPIHKEIHWCLAVINKKDEKFQYLDSLKGMDFQVLKILVFCG